CTTGAGCTGGTCGGACGCGAGCACCCACAGCCCGAACGGGCCGACGCCGCCCTCCGCGtccgcgccccgcgccgcgcacACCGTCTGCGCGTCGGCCCCGCGCCACGCCGGGTCGAACGGCTCGGCCTTGTCCAGCCCGCCAACCACCGCGAACGACACCTCCACGTCCGCCTGCGCCGGGATCATGAGCCCCTGGACCTCGAAGTAACTCCCGGCCTCCACGAGCCTGTCGGTGATGTTGACGTGGTTGCCCCGGAGGGACTCGACCTCGGCCACGGGCCACTGCATGAGCTGCTTGCCGTCCGGCGCGAGCCAGAGCTTCCTCGGGATGGCCTGCACGCCGGCCCAGCCCTTCCTGACGTCGTCGGCCGTGGAGTCGGACTCGTTGGCCCAGCCCCACAGCACGCGCCGCGGCTTATTCGCCGTGTCGAGGAACGTCTTGGACGCGTAGAAGTTGCCGTAGTCGTACCGGAGCCCGCGTTCCCCGTCGGCCAGCGCCGCGTCAGGGACGTACGTGTCATTGGCGTGGTCGTAGGAGCCGAACGTGTAGTACTCGAACCGCGTCAGGTCGAGGCTCACCTTGAGCACGTGCTTGGTCTgggcgccgtcgccgacggGGTAGAAGTCCGGGCACTCCCACATGCCGGTGTCGCCGTGGTGCAGAGGGCCACCCTCTGCGGGCGCCCAGCTCTGGAAGTCCCGGCTGCGGTAGAGCACGGCGAGGCCGCGGTGGTTGTCCTTGGTGCCGACCACGAGGCGCCAGAGCCCGTCGGGGCCCAGCCACGCCGTGGTCGGGTCGCGGAACGCGGTGGCGTTCACCCCGGAGCCAGGGGGGATGACGGGGTTGTAGTCCGGCTTGACCCACTCACGGAGGTAAGGGTCGGAGAGGTCCTTCGGGTACGCGACGTTCTGCACCTGccggccgtcgccgtcgatgCCGGTGTACATGATGGCGGGCCGGCCGTCGGGGAGCACGGTGGCGGAGCCCGACCAGCAGCCGTTGACGTCGAAGGGCGCCGTCGGGTAGATGGCCGGCTCCAGCATGACCCAGTTCACGAGGTCCGTCGACACGGCGTGCGCCCACACGATGTTGCCCCACACCGCCGCCTTGGGGTTGTACTGGTAGAACAGGTGGTACACGCCCTTGTAGTACATCACGCCATTAGgatctgcatgcatgggcacACGTAACGT
This is a stretch of genomic DNA from Brachypodium distachyon strain Bd21 chromosome 1, Brachypodium_distachyon_v3.0, whole genome shotgun sequence. It encodes these proteins:
- the LOC100837729 gene encoding beta-fructofuranosidase, insoluble isoenzyme 3; protein product: MGMAIIQARTWVVFLLLALLSPSWPVAEASHHVSPDLQSLDAGLAADALRTGYHFQPPMHWINDPNGVMYYKGVYHLFYQYNPKAAVWGNIVWAHAVSTDLVNWVMLEPAIYPTAPFDVNGCWSGSATVLPDGRPAIMYTGIDGDGRQVQNVAYPKDLSDPYLREWVKPDYNPVIPPGSGVNATAFRDPTTAWLGPDGLWRLVVGTKDNHRGLAVLYRSRDFQSWAPAEGGPLHHGDTGMWECPDFYPVGDGAQTKHVLKVSLDLTRFEYYTFGSYDHANDTYVPDAALADGERGLRYDYGNFYASKTFLDTANKPRRVLWGWANESDSTADDVRKGWAGVQAIPRKLWLAPDGKQLMQWPVAEVESLRGNHVNITDRLVEAGSYFEVQGLMIPAQADVEVSFAVVGGLDKAEPFDPAWRGADAQTVCAARGADAEGGVGPFGLWVLASDQLKERTAVFFRVFNDDGKHVVLMCNDPSRSSYADHLYKPTFAGFIDVDLAKTGGKIPLRTLIDHSMVESFGGHGKMSILSRVYPTQAVGDKARLYVFNNGETDVKVTHLNAYDMRSAKISTEIDR